From the Elstera cyanobacteriorum genome, one window contains:
- a CDS encoding DUF924 family protein — MTSSAAILDFWFGPAEPQAFRAEWFEKNPEFDQEIARRFQIEIGQALTGGLAAWEDAPRSALALILLLDQFPRNAYRNTPRAFSGDPRGQQVALLGLERGYDRKLTPLERFFFYLPFEHAEDLGLQEKCVELMLGLETESSQIAAAKAADYAEKHRAIIARFGRFPHRNDILGRESTLEEIEFLQEPGSSF, encoded by the coding sequence GTGACGAGTTCGGCGGCGATCCTCGATTTCTGGTTCGGCCCTGCGGAGCCGCAGGCTTTTCGCGCCGAATGGTTCGAAAAGAACCCGGAGTTCGATCAGGAAATCGCCCGCCGGTTTCAAATCGAGATCGGCCAGGCGCTGACGGGCGGCTTGGCCGCCTGGGAGGATGCCCCCCGCTCGGCCCTGGCGCTGATCCTGTTGCTCGACCAGTTCCCGCGCAATGCGTACCGCAACACCCCGCGCGCCTTTTCCGGCGATCCACGCGGGCAGCAGGTGGCGTTGCTGGGGCTGGAGCGCGGCTATGATCGCAAGCTGACACCGCTGGAGCGGTTCTTTTTCTACCTACCGTTCGAACATGCTGAAGATCTTGGCTTGCAAGAAAAATGCGTAGAATTGATGCTCGGTCTTGAGACCGAATCCTCGCAGATCGCGGCCGCCAAGGCTGCGGACTATGCCGAAAAACACCGGGCCATTATCGCCCGCTTCGGCCGTTTCCCGCACCGGAACGATATTCTGGGGCGGGAGAGCACGCTGGAAGAAATTGAGTTTCTACAAGAACCGGGATCGTCCTTCTGA
- a CDS encoding WD40 repeat domain-containing protein, translated as MQNASRTNWKFDGYLTRATVAWDCTEGAFGQANGKLRRIPFATVDQQVSSETQVHKGGLTALVAHPEGGYVSGGEDGRIMRIPTEGEPVEWAKHPHQWIEVMAAFPDGRIAYALGKQVILLDASGTETARLGPHDSTVMDIAVHGDKLVACHYNGATLWALDGSAEPRKLVWKGSHLAVAINPEGTIVATSTQEGDVHGWRLDEKREMRMSGYQSKVKSLAFSADGQWLCTSGADVMVAWPFDGPGPEGRAPLELVEIRNVMVTRVAAHPISHFVACGFEDGTLAMVDLKTQAGGKVQVTKRGPVTCLAWARNGNHLIAGADDGRAIVFSVPGPQA; from the coding sequence ATGCAAAACGCCTCGCGCACCAATTGGAAATTCGATGGCTATCTGACCCGCGCTACGGTGGCCTGGGACTGCACGGAAGGCGCTTTCGGTCAGGCAAACGGCAAGCTGCGCCGCATTCCCTTCGCCACGGTCGATCAGCAGGTATCGAGCGAAACCCAGGTGCATAAGGGCGGGTTGACGGCCCTGGTCGCGCATCCTGAGGGCGGTTACGTTAGTGGTGGGGAAGATGGGCGGATTATGCGCATTCCCACCGAGGGCGAGCCGGTGGAATGGGCCAAGCACCCCCATCAATGGATCGAGGTGATGGCCGCGTTCCCGGACGGGCGCATCGCCTATGCGCTGGGCAAGCAGGTTATCCTGCTCGATGCCTCCGGTACGGAAACCGCGCGCTTGGGGCCGCACGACAGCACCGTGATGGATATCGCCGTGCATGGCGATAAGCTGGTTGCCTGCCATTATAACGGCGCGACGCTTTGGGCGCTCGACGGGTCGGCGGAGCCGCGCAAGCTGGTGTGGAAAGGCTCGCATCTCGCCGTCGCCATCAACCCGGAAGGCACCATCGTCGCCACCTCTACTCAGGAAGGCGATGTCCACGGCTGGCGGCTGGATGAAAAGCGCGAGATGCGCATGTCCGGCTATCAGAGCAAGGTGAAATCCCTGGCCTTTTCCGCCGATGGGCAGTGGCTCTGCACCTCCGGCGCTGACGTGATGGTGGCGTGGCCGTTCGACGGGCCAGGGCCGGAAGGCCGGGCGCCCTTGGAACTGGTGGAAATCCGCAACGTCATGGTCACGCGCGTTGCCGCCCATCCCATTAGCCATTTCGTCGCCTGCGGGTTCGAAGATGGCACGCTCGCCATGGTCGATCTCAAGACCCAGGCGGGCGGCAAGGTGCAGGTCACGAAGCGCGGCCCGGTGACCTGCCTTGCCTGGGCGCGCAACGGCAATCATTTGATCGCCGGGGCCGACGATGGCCGGGCGATCGTCTTCTCCGTGCCAGGACCGCAAGCATGA
- a CDS encoding CobW family GTP-binding protein, whose product MSLLPVTLLTGFLGSGKTTLLNRLLRDPALKNTLVLINEFGEIGLDHHLIEKIEEEAGQQRVLMASGCLCCTIQSDLSKTLRQMAIDRVRGTVPEFERVVIETTGLADPAPILHTLMQDPLVAAHYRLDGVVTTVDAVVGDQTLTAQPEALKQAAVADRLVLTKQDIADPAAVAALKARLHALNPAAPILPADVSAAELLESGLWNPATKSLDVRRWLQAEAYEDHGHDHHHDHDHGHDHGHHHHHHDINRHDDRIAAHCLTLDAPVPWEAVTLWLQSLTAYRGEDILRLKAILNVRGQETPLVLHGVQHLLHPPVPLPAWPDDDRRSRIVLITRDIGRELLEKSLKQLTEVVG is encoded by the coding sequence ATGAGCCTGCTTCCCGTTACCCTCCTCACCGGCTTTCTCGGGTCGGGGAAAACGACGCTGCTCAACCGGCTGCTGCGCGATCCGGCGTTGAAGAATACGCTGGTGCTGATCAATGAGTTCGGCGAAATCGGCCTCGACCATCATTTGATCGAAAAAATCGAGGAAGAGGCGGGGCAGCAGCGGGTGCTGATGGCCTCCGGCTGCCTGTGCTGCACGATCCAGTCCGACCTGTCGAAAACCCTGCGCCAGATGGCCATCGACCGGGTGCGCGGCACGGTGCCGGAGTTCGAGCGCGTGGTGATCGAAACCACCGGTCTTGCTGATCCGGCGCCGATCCTGCACACGCTGATGCAAGATCCGCTGGTGGCGGCCCATTACCGGCTCGACGGCGTGGTGACCACCGTGGATGCCGTGGTCGGCGATCAAACCCTGACCGCCCAGCCGGAAGCACTGAAACAGGCCGCCGTTGCCGACCGTCTCGTGCTGACCAAGCAGGATATTGCCGATCCAGCGGCGGTTGCCGCGCTGAAAGCCCGGCTGCACGCCCTCAATCCCGCAGCGCCGATCCTGCCAGCCGATGTTTCGGCGGCAGAGCTTTTGGAAAGCGGTCTGTGGAACCCCGCGACCAAAAGCCTCGACGTGCGCCGCTGGCTGCAGGCGGAAGCCTATGAGGATCATGGGCACGATCATCATCATGACCATGATCATGGGCATGACCACGGGCATCATCATCACCACCATGACATCAACCGCCATGACGACCGCATCGCCGCCCATTGCCTAACATTGGACGCGCCCGTGCCGTGGGAAGCGGTGACCCTCTGGCTGCAATCCCTGACCGCCTATCGCGGCGAGGATATTCTGCGCTTGAAGGCGATCCTCAACGTTCGGGGGCAGGAGACGCCCCTGGTGCTCCACGGCGTCCAACACCTGCTGCATCCGCCGGTGCCGCTCCCCGCTTGGCCGGACGACGACCGCCGCAGCCGCATCGTGCTGATCACGCGCGATATTGGACGGGAGTTGCTGGAAAAATCGCTGAAGCAATTGACCGAGGTGGTGGGCTAG
- a CDS encoding antitoxin Xre/MbcA/ParS toxin-binding domain-containing protein, with the protein MSAAVARILDDLRTRGGLQGKDIANIVDVSTATVSRWSHGTGTPNLHTQTVIADLRYVVERLSDFYTADEARLWLHARHPMLNGERAIDLITADRTEEVLSVIERLEAGAYV; encoded by the coding sequence ATGAGCGCTGCGGTTGCCCGTATTCTTGACGACCTTCGCACCCGGGGCGGCCTTCAGGGTAAGGATATTGCCAATATCGTCGATGTTTCGACGGCGACTGTCTCCCGTTGGTCGCATGGGACTGGTACGCCCAATCTGCACACGCAAACGGTGATCGCCGATCTCCGGTATGTGGTCGAGCGGCTGTCGGATTTTTATACTGCCGACGAAGCCCGCCTGTGGTTACACGCAAGGCACCCGATGCTGAACGGCGAGCGGGCGATTGATCTGATCACTGCGGATCGGACCGAGGAGGTGTTAAGCGTCATCGAACGGTTAGAGGCGGGGGCCTACGTCTGA
- a CDS encoding DMT family transporter, translating to MTSPSLTLSMTTRGGMSRTQCFLLLMLAQVAIGVGPLMVRQVDVGPADSAFWRLSLSLLAWVGIALFLPRGKVGLKPGVKAASLLLGAGIAFAADLTTYHFALMHTAIANATFLANLSPLLVALGAWALFGEKPARRALIALAVALLGAAIMTGFPHKAGTIAWGDGLALIACLFYTLYLLLTRRLAGAVSDWTVILWTSFGSVAAALVLAAFRGGVTFPHSASGWAAVLGLGLISQTMGQGLTLITLARLPAASGSLMLLAGPVVAMLSGWAVYGETPGLDQALGGAVILAALVLARRG from the coding sequence ATGACCAGCCCCAGCCTAACCCTATCGATGACAACGCGAGGCGGCATGAGCCGGACGCAGTGTTTTCTTCTTCTGATGCTCGCCCAGGTCGCCATCGGCGTTGGGCCGCTGATGGTGCGGCAGGTCGATGTCGGCCCGGCGGATAGCGCTTTCTGGCGCCTATCGCTCTCGCTGCTGGCCTGGGTGGGGATTGCCCTATTCTTGCCGCGCGGGAAAGTTGGCCTGAAGCCGGGGGTGAAGGCCGCCAGCCTCCTGCTGGGGGCGGGCATCGCCTTTGCCGCCGACCTCACCACCTATCACTTCGCCCTGATGCACACGGCGATTGCCAATGCGACCTTTCTCGCGAATCTCTCGCCGCTGCTGGTCGCCCTGGGGGCCTGGGCGCTGTTCGGGGAAAAGCCTGCCCGCCGCGCGCTGATCGCCCTGGCCGTTGCCCTGCTGGGCGCCGCCATTATGACCGGCTTTCCCCATAAGGCCGGGACGATCGCTTGGGGCGACGGCCTCGCCCTCATCGCCTGCCTGTTTTACACGCTCTATCTGCTGCTCACGCGGCGGTTGGCGGGGGCGGTGAGTGATTGGACGGTGATCCTGTGGACCAGCTTTGGCTCGGTCGCCGCCGCGCTGGTGCTGGCCGCCTTCCGGGGCGGCGTGACCTTCCCGCACAGCGCGAGCGGTTGGGCCGCCGTCCTCGGCCTCGGGCTGATTTCGCAGACGATGGGCCAGGGCCTGACCCTCATCACCCTCGCCCGCCTGCCCGCCGCCTCCGGTAGTCTGATGCTGCTGGCGGGGCCGGTGGTAGCGATGCTGAGCGGCTGGGCGGTCTATGGCGAAACCCCCGGCCTCGATCAGGCGCTCGGCGGCGCCGTGATCCTAGCAGCGCTAGTGCTGGCGCGGCGGGGTTAG
- a CDS encoding LysR substrate-binding domain-containing protein has translation MRPTLDIDLLRCFVATVDHASLTLAGDKLGRSQPAVTAQIKRLEEMLGRRLLTRGRNGAHPTEDGVRLLGHARRLLRDHDAAVDDLLAIGAEGLIRFGVPDDYEGPFVTPLVAEFTRAQPRVALEVHCACSQVLRARLAVDQLDLVLCTRLPGAAEGQLIRREPLQWVGAADHRLEDRRPLPLALFTEDCAFRPHAFEALDRAGIPWRIAYTGSSFAGILSAVSAGLAVTVLARGTIPSGFRLLGEAEGLPPLPETDIALYQRDNLSPAARLFARHVIGGLGVEAAQA, from the coding sequence ATGCGACCGACCCTCGATATCGATTTGCTGCGCTGCTTCGTCGCCACCGTCGATCACGCTAGTCTCACGCTGGCGGGGGACAAGCTTGGGCGCAGCCAGCCTGCTGTGACGGCGCAGATCAAACGGCTGGAAGAGATGCTGGGGCGGCGGTTGTTAACGCGCGGGCGCAATGGTGCCCATCCGACCGAAGACGGTGTGCGTTTGCTCGGCCATGCGCGCCGGTTGCTGCGCGACCATGATGCGGCGGTCGATGATCTGCTTGCCATCGGCGCGGAAGGCTTGATCCGCTTCGGCGTGCCCGACGATTACGAAGGCCCGTTCGTCACCCCGTTGGTGGCGGAATTTACCCGCGCTCAGCCGCGCGTGGCGCTGGAAGTGCATTGTGCCTGCAGTCAGGTTTTGCGCGCGCGGCTCGCCGTCGATCAGCTCGATCTTGTGCTGTGTACCCGCCTGCCCGGCGCGGCGGAGGGGCAGTTGATCCGACGCGAACCCTTGCAATGGGTAGGGGCGGCGGATCATCGGTTGGAAGACCGGCGCCCGCTGCCGCTCGCCCTTTTCACCGAAGATTGCGCCTTCCGCCCCCATGCCTTCGAAGCCTTGGACCGCGCGGGCATTCCTTGGCGGATCGCCTATACCGGCTCCAGCTTTGCAGGCATCCTCTCGGCGGTCAGTGCCGGTCTGGCCGTGACGGTACTGGCGCGCGGCACCATCCCGTCCGGCTTCCGGCTGCTGGGGGAGGCAGAGGGGCTACCGCCCTTGCCAGAAACCGACATCGCCCTTTATCAGCGCGATAATCTCAGCCCCGCCGCCCGGCTGTTCGCCCGCCATGTCATCGGTGGCCTGGGGGTAGAGGCGGCCCAGGCTTAG
- a CDS encoding sulfotransferase domain-containing protein produces MYPNLFLLGAGKCGTTSLHHLLGCHPDIHACTPKEPSFFCSYFQVIADPITYFSLFHADTRYRVDASHVYFSNPETPPILKGLFPQARFIVILRDPKRRAYSLYQHMRRAQHADGQPIELSESFADALFAEDDRFASPAFFQTCRHYFYNFMYVRSSLFDLQIDRYLSLFPRDQFLFLSLAEVKNQPQATREKLAAFLDISPNGFGDTIPDANRAPAYAPYDPACDAFLTERFAGLTDRVEAMIGQRLDWSC; encoded by the coding sequence ATGTACCCCAACCTGTTTCTGCTCGGCGCGGGCAAATGTGGCACAACCTCCCTGCATCACTTGCTCGGGTGTCACCCGGATATTCATGCCTGCACCCCCAAAGAGCCGAGTTTCTTTTGCAGTTATTTCCAGGTGATCGCGGACCCGATTACTTATTTTTCGCTTTTTCATGCTGATACGCGCTATCGGGTCGATGCATCCCATGTGTATTTTTCCAACCCCGAGACGCCGCCGATTTTAAAGGGCCTGTTTCCGCAGGCGAGGTTTATCGTGATTTTGCGCGATCCCAAGCGGCGGGCCTATTCGCTCTATCAGCACATGCGCCGCGCCCAGCACGCCGACGGGCAGCCCATAGAACTTTCGGAGAGTTTTGCCGACGCGCTGTTCGCGGAAGATGATCGCTTCGCCTCGCCCGCATTCTTCCAGACCTGCCGACATTATTTTTATAATTTCATGTATGTTCGGTCGTCCTTGTTCGACCTTCAGATTGATCGCTATCTCAGCTTATTTCCCCGCGATCAGTTTCTCTTTCTGAGCCTTGCAGAGGTGAAAAATCAGCCGCAGGCGACGCGGGAAAAACTCGCCGCGTTTCTGGACATTTCCCCCAACGGGTTCGGCGACACGATCCCCGACGCGAACCGGGCGCCCGCCTATGCGCCCTACGACCCGGCCTGCGACGCTTTCCTCACCGAGCGCTTTGCCGGGTTGACGGATCGGGTCGAAGCCATGATTGGCCAACGGCTGGATTGGTCCTGCTAA
- a CDS encoding LysR family transcriptional regulator — protein MKRDLPPLTALRAFEAAARHGRMTAAAEELHVTPGAVSRQVRLLEEVLGVPLFEGPKSKPRLTEAGRTLAPRLADAFDGIEAATQAARAVQAAVLDVSCLSTFLMRWLIPRLYRFTAQFPGIDVRLRAAEGPVEPERDRFDAVITIVPEGPLATGEERLFPEWLGPVGTPALCATITGTEDLTQVPLLHTKTRPDAWTGWTPAPPAGAWYEHYYFTLEAAGAGLGLCLAPWHLVATDIGSGRLVAPLGFTRSGFEYRLKTRRHAAAGLDPFRTWLKAEAATQAMPDQSAPTDDTGRERAYAASSLPST, from the coding sequence ATGAAACGCGACCTGCCGCCCCTCACCGCCCTGCGCGCCTTCGAAGCCGCTGCCCGCCACGGTCGCATGACCGCTGCCGCCGAGGAACTGCACGTCACCCCCGGTGCGGTCAGCCGTCAGGTGCGGTTGCTGGAAGAGGTTCTGGGCGTCCCGCTGTTCGAGGGGCCGAAAAGCAAACCCCGGTTGACCGAGGCGGGCCGCACCCTTGCCCCCCGGCTCGCCGATGCTTTCGATGGGATCGAAGCCGCAACCCAAGCCGCCCGCGCGGTACAGGCCGCTGTGCTGGATGTTTCCTGCCTCAGCACGTTTCTGATGCGCTGGTTGATCCCGCGCCTCTATCGTTTTACCGCGCAGTTCCCCGGCATCGACGTGCGACTGCGCGCGGCAGAAGGGCCGGTCGAGCCCGAACGCGACCGCTTCGATGCCGTGATCACCATCGTGCCGGAAGGGCCGTTGGCGACGGGGGAGGAGCGGCTCTTCCCCGAATGGCTGGGGCCGGTCGGCACCCCTGCCCTCTGCGCTACCATCACCGGCACCGAAGACCTAACCCAGGTTCCCCTGCTGCACACAAAAACCCGGCCCGACGCCTGGACCGGGTGGACGCCCGCCCCCCCGGCGGGGGCGTGGTACGAGCATTATTATTTCACGCTGGAAGCTGCTGGGGCGGGCCTGGGCCTCTGTCTTGCGCCTTGGCATCTTGTCGCCACCGATATCGGGAGCGGGCGGCTGGTTGCCCCGCTGGGCTTTACGCGCAGCGGCTTCGAGTATCGCCTGAAAACCCGGCGGCACGCGGCGGCGGGCCTGGACCCATTCCGCACTTGGCTGAAGGCGGAAGCGGCAACCCAGGCGATGCCGGACCAATCCGCGCCAACCGATGACACCGGGCGGGAACGGGCTTACGCTGCCTCCTCCTTGCCCTCAACTTAG
- a CDS encoding tautomerase family protein, with protein MPFIRTAVKAGTSADLKKKIVMGIHQALIDAIGMPADELFNLVSDYAEADYFYDRNFNGIARSDAAVVVEITLRRGRSDAMKRDLYARIAANLQRDAGVSPKDVFIFCHENDYSDWSVGNGVFAMALQQQRGGD; from the coding sequence ATGCCTTTTATTCGTACCGCCGTTAAAGCCGGAACCAGCGCCGATCTCAAAAAAAAGATCGTCATGGGGATTCATCAAGCCCTGATTGATGCCATCGGCATGCCTGCGGACGAGCTGTTCAATCTGGTCAGCGACTACGCCGAGGCCGATTACTTTTACGACCGTAACTTCAACGGCATCGCCCGATCCGACGCGGCTGTTGTCGTCGAAATCACCCTGCGGCGCGGGCGCAGCGATGCGATGAAGCGCGACCTTTACGCCCGTATCGCCGCCAATCTTCAGCGCGACGCGGGCGTGTCCCCCAAGGATGTCTTCATCTTCTGTCACGAGAATGATTATTCCGACTGGTCGGTCGGCAATGGCGTTTTCGCGATGGCCCTACAGCAGCAGCGCGGGGGGGATTAG
- a CDS encoding YifB family Mg chelatase-like AAA ATPase: protein MSVSPIARVKTVAFSGIEVIDVDVQVAMTGGLVAFTIVGLPDKAVAESRERVRSALAALGLALPAKRITVNLAPADVLKEGSHFDLPIAVALLVTMGILPADEVAAFLMLGELGLDGTLAPVSGVLAAAFGAVERDLGILCPAPCGGEAAWASPDLPVLAPASLMDLINHMKGTALLPRPRAELAEDPRRPLDLIDVKGQESAKRALEIAAAGGHNLLMVGPPGSGKSMLAQRLPGLLPPLSPREALSVAMIQSVAGQLADGKLTRQRPFRDPHHSASLASLVGGGHRARPGEISLAHHGVLFLDELPEFARATLESLRQPLETGRVTVARANAHVTYPARVQLVAAMNPCRCGFLTDPARTCGKAPRCAVDYQAKISGPLLDRIDLHVEVAAVSAQDLAGPPAKEDSAVVAARVATARAVQAQRFTGMSIATNAEADGDLLTAIARPDAAGQSLLTEAADRLRLSARGYHRVLRVARTLADLAGRGQVSRLDIAEALAYRSRTGVG from the coding sequence ATGTCCGTTTCGCCGATTGCCCGCGTTAAAACCGTCGCTTTCTCCGGCATCGAAGTGATCGACGTGGATGTGCAGGTGGCGATGACGGGCGGTTTGGTCGCCTTCACCATCGTTGGCCTGCCCGATAAGGCGGTGGCGGAAAGCCGGGAACGGGTGCGCTCCGCCCTCGCCGCCCTCGGCTTGGCTCTCCCCGCCAAACGCATCACGGTGAACCTCGCCCCCGCCGACGTGTTGAAGGAGGGCAGCCATTTCGACCTGCCCATCGCCGTTGCCCTGCTGGTGACGATGGGCATTCTGCCCGCCGACGAGGTAGCCGCCTTTCTAATGCTGGGGGAATTGGGGCTGGACGGCACACTCGCCCCCGTCTCCGGCGTGCTCGCTGCTGCGTTCGGGGCGGTGGAGCGTGATCTTGGCATCCTCTGCCCGGCGCCCTGTGGCGGGGAAGCCGCCTGGGCCAGCCCCGATCTGCCGGTGCTGGCGCCCGCCAGCCTGATGGACCTGATCAACCATATGAAGGGCACGGCACTGTTGCCGCGCCCGCGCGCCGAATTAGCGGAAGACCCGCGCCGCCCGCTCGATCTGATCGATGTCAAAGGCCAAGAAAGCGCCAAGCGTGCCTTAGAGATTGCAGCGGCGGGCGGGCATAATCTGCTGATGGTCGGGCCGCCTGGATCGGGTAAATCCATGCTAGCGCAGCGCCTGCCGGGCCTGTTGCCGCCGCTGTCGCCGCGCGAGGCCCTGAGCGTCGCGATGATCCAATCGGTCGCCGGGCAGCTCGCGGACGGCAAGTTGACGCGCCAGCGCCCATTCCGTGACCCGCATCATTCGGCCTCGCTCGCATCGCTCGTCGGCGGCGGGCATCGCGCCCGTCCGGGGGAAATCAGCCTGGCACATCACGGCGTATTGTTCCTCGACGAACTGCCGGAATTTGCCCGGGCAACGCTGGAATCCCTGCGTCAGCCGCTGGAAACGGGGCGTGTGACCGTCGCGCGCGCCAATGCCCATGTGACCTATCCAGCGCGGGTACAGTTGGTGGCAGCGATGAACCCCTGCCGCTGCGGTTTTCTGACCGATCCGGCGCGCACCTGCGGCAAGGCCCCACGTTGCGCTGTGGACTATCAGGCCAAAATCTCTGGCCCGCTGCTCGACCGTATCGATCTGCATGTGGAGGTTGCCGCCGTTTCTGCGCAAGACCTCGCCGGACCACCCGCGAAAGAGGATAGCGCCGTCGTGGCCGCCCGCGTCGCCACCGCCCGCGCGGTGCAGGCGCAGCGTTTCACCGGCATGAGTATCGCCACCAATGCCGAGGCCGATGGCGACCTGCTGACCGCCATCGCCCGCCCGGACGCCGCCGGACAGAGCCTGCTGACGGAGGCCGCCGACCGGCTGCGCCTGTCAGCCCGCGGCTATCACCGCGTTCTGCGCGTTGCCCGCACGCTGGCCGATCTCGCAGGGCGCGGGCAGGTCAGCCGCCTCGATATCGCCGAAGCCCTTGCCTACCGCAGTCGGACGGGCGTGGGTTAG
- a CDS encoding helix-turn-helix domain-containing protein yields MARYRNPEIYAAQQTSILRAAERCIRRYGFEGTAIAALCAEAGISAGRLYHYFPSKAAIIAALIAEAQAEALASLDPLATAAITPAALIAAVEAAALGVADPDYAAVALEIAASAARDATIAAALAAHERAVAAAWQAAIERGQSGGLFPAHLPADALAEAIALVLDGILGCRISKPDLTDAAIRQRVRFVLTPLLEHAAR; encoded by the coding sequence ATGGCCCGTTACCGGAACCCTGAGATTTATGCCGCCCAGCAGACCAGCATTCTAAGGGCCGCCGAACGGTGTATCCGTCGCTACGGTTTCGAGGGAACGGCTATCGCCGCCCTGTGTGCCGAAGCGGGGATCAGCGCTGGACGTCTCTACCACTACTTCCCATCGAAGGCCGCCATCATCGCGGCCTTGATCGCCGAGGCTCAGGCAGAGGCGCTTGCATCACTCGATCCGCTCGCGACGGCGGCGATAACGCCCGCCGCCCTAATAGCGGCAGTCGAAGCGGCCGCCTTAGGGGTTGCCGACCCCGACTATGCCGCCGTCGCGCTCGAAATCGCGGCTTCCGCCGCCCGCGACGCAACGATTGCGGCGGCTCTCGCCGCCCATGAACGGGCGGTCGCGGCGGCATGGCAAGCAGCGATTGAGCGCGGGCAATCAGGCGGCCTCTTTCCCGCGCATCTCCCGGCAGATGCTCTGGCAGAAGCCATTGCGCTGGTGCTCGATGGTATCCTGGGATGCCGTATTTCCAAGCCCGACTTAACCGATGCCGCCATTCGCCAGCGGGTCCGTTTTGTCCTAACCCCACTGTTGGAGCACGCCGCCCGATGA
- a CDS encoding DUF418 domain-containing protein produces the protein MIRRDYADALRGFALIGICIVNVPFMAWGLLPFPEPASFWDSVARALTVGAFEAKFFILFSFLFGFGLALQARAEAAGTLPTGAYPRRLWGLLILGIAHGSLLFPGDILTGYALLGAIVWRLRAASEAVLRRTAFMGWLFALPAFGVLDWLSQTGGVPTPEDAATLLAAYRGGWGDILTQRVADWGLVALLVLPLYNGPMALAAFALGVIAGRKNLLADPSSVQDFCRRYGAVVWGGAVVGNGIAVAGLLLGADRLPISLPALALGGPCLALLYAGGLARLSGTWVYRRLAKAGQVSLSLYLGQSLAVNGVIHGFDLFARLSPAVCLILAVAVATGLILLAGPWLSAFRYGPAEWLLRCWTYRAWLPFRR, from the coding sequence ATGATCCGTCGCGATTATGCCGATGCGCTGCGCGGTTTTGCCTTGATCGGCATTTGCATTGTCAATGTGCCGTTTATGGCCTGGGGGTTGCTGCCATTCCCCGAGCCTGCGTCCTTCTGGGACAGCGTGGCGCGCGCGCTGACTGTCGGGGCGTTCGAGGCGAAATTCTTTATCCTCTTCTCCTTCCTTTTTGGCTTCGGTCTGGCGTTGCAAGCGCGCGCTGAAGCGGCGGGGACGCTGCCAACGGGCGCCTATCCGCGCCGTCTCTGGGGGTTGCTAATTCTCGGAATAGCCCACGGGAGTCTGCTCTTTCCGGGGGATATTCTGACCGGCTATGCCCTTCTCGGGGCGATTGTCTGGCGGCTTCGCGCTGCGTCGGAGGCGGTCTTGCGGCGTACCGCTTTCATGGGATGGTTGTTCGCCCTGCCCGCCTTTGGGGTGCTTGATTGGTTGAGCCAGACCGGCGGGGTACCGACCCCCGAAGACGCGGCCACCCTTCTTGCGGCGTATCGGGGCGGATGGGGCGACATTCTGACCCAGCGCGTTGCCGATTGGGGATTGGTCGCCCTCCTGGTTCTTCCGCTCTACAATGGGCCGATGGCCCTCGCCGCTTTTGCTCTGGGGGTCATTGCCGGGCGGAAAAATCTTCTGGCTGACCCGTCCAGTGTCCAAGATTTCTGTCGGCGATACGGCGCGGTGGTGTGGGGCGGTGCCGTTGTTGGAAACGGTATTGCCGTCGCCGGGCTTTTGCTTGGTGCCGACCGCCTGCCGATTTCATTACCAGCCCTCGCCCTTGGCGGCCCATGCTTAGCCCTCCTCTATGCGGGGGGACTAGCGCGGTTGTCCGGCACTTGGGTTTATCGCCGTCTGGCAAAAGCCGGGCAGGTATCGCTTAGCCTCTATCTCGGCCAGTCACTCGCAGTGAATGGGGTGATCCACGGTTTCGATCTGTTTGCCCGCCTAAGTCCAGCGGTCTGTCTCATTTTAGCGGTCGCCGTGGCGACCGGGTTAATCCTGCTCGCCGGGCCGTGGCTCAGCGCCTTTCGGTACGGCCCTGCCGAGTGGCTGCTGCGCTGCTGGACTTACCGCGCATGGCTTCCGTTCCGGCGATAG